The Halictus rubicundus isolate RS-2024b chromosome 3, iyHalRubi1_principal, whole genome shotgun sequence genome includes a region encoding these proteins:
- the Uvrag gene encoding UV-resistance associated gene gives MEVLETRNLLRDLDLTLQPRIVPRYKTWLPLATQQLRLRNLVQIIGCNLKPNIHDGPCSFYYTLHRTSMSSPLYTSEAIDNANPRWSSLDVSNIHATDYSTASEIIVRLWKRMIVVNAPTDVTVFTWGISFTGLAYIGPKLPNNLETVLKANSLIFQFHGGYFTPMYCFVETPELKRYIHIKVNNSEIRDSYTVSKLSSLKNKMQALKQQTESVQTLRMRIASGDNFHTPKYSQSSLNRLLQPRKVNREKKAEILKIRKELEMARFRTKLLEQERTRKMSELRVLTQLHSTIMEENQGYGSDLMEKYRVLNKDIERLHEWRQNQIDTRDTYVQLCSQLACRRRQLISELSLIYPIIQDGKGKFRIHNAHLPDSEDLELSDDTEVAVALGFVAHTTQMIANFLNIPTRYPIIHYGSRSKVIDHITDHLPDNERQFPLFARSKDKLQFRYAVYLLNKNIAQLRWYCGLPTTDLRATLPNLVTLINIRPNQSHLDNSKRTYSTSSLDIDIGNGKQNVPLTPPIQKIIFEKCHRSSRSMSQLKSIKSSLGSSLDQGLDKPVHSLVLSSQSKRICKSEESAIDNKTLVLAKYRSSNSSNETLNDAILSNISGTNVEDSSQANNAIAIESNIEIMIPTSVSKSTNAADSLEGSISVRDRSSNSISSCEMALTSSQNGDDSSNDNNIVKKNEPEEFSEVLKNVNDVVDSALKNSKQNIEYNIEKVSQVCDDPGMASGEASYIHESSAIAIETSTHNKEQFAKSCLSLDDIISCTYEGNEQKQRTSSICSYPEEYLTSKDAILQKQYNSKTKKDSVDSLHSKHWCHNDANKELTLETELIQSAQKCDFQASSEYIDIIKRSSENVYARTEALANKQTSFKVMKPRL, from the exons ATGGAGGTTTTGGAGACAAGAAACCTTCTTAGAGACTTGGATTTAACTTTACAACCTCGTATTGTACCGCGATATAAAACCTGGCTTCCTCTTGCTACACAGCAG TTGAGACTTAGAAATCTTGTACAAATAATAGGATGTAATTTAAAACCAAACATACATGACGGGCCTTGTTCGTTTTATTATACACTACATAGAACAAGCATGTCATCTCCTTTGTACACAAGCGAAGCGATTGACAATGCCAATCCAAGATGGTCAAGTCTCGATGTATCAAATATACATGCCACCGATTATTCTACTGCCAGTG AGATAATTGTAAGACTATGGAAAAGAATGATTGTGGTTAACGCACCAACTGATGTAACTGTATTTACATGGGGCATATCTTTTACTGGTCTGGCATACATTGGTCCAAAATTACCAAATAATTTAGAAACTGTTCTGAAAGCAAATTctctaatttttcaatttcatggTGGTTACTTTACACCAATGTATTGCTTTGTCGAGACACCTGAATTGAaaagatatatacatataaaagtCAACAATTCTGAAATAAGAGATAGTTACACTGTGAGTAAACTTAGtagtttgaaaaataaaatgcagGCACTAAAACAACAGACGGAGTCAGTGCAGACACTAAGAATGCGTATTGCTTCGGGAGATAACTTTCATACTCCAAAGTATTCACAATCTTCGTTAAACAGATTACTTCAACCTCGTAAAGTAAATAGAGAGAAGAAAGCTGAGATATTAAAAATACGCAAGGAATTAGAAATGGCCagatttagaacaaaattattagaacaGGAAAGAACAAGGAAAATGAGTGAACTAAGAGTGTTGACTCAGTTACATTCTACTATTATGGAGGAAAATCAAGGCTATG GTTCAGATTTGATGGAAAAATATAGGGTACTAAATAAAGATATAGAAAGATTACACGAGTGGCGACAGAATCAAATAGATACAAGGGATACATACGTTCAATTGTGTAGCCAACTTGCTTGTAGAAGAAGGCAATTAATTTCAGAACTAAGTTTaatatatcctataatccag GATGGAAAAGGAAAATTTAGAATACACAATGCGCATCTACCAGATAGTGAAGATTTAGAATTGTCAGATGATACTGAAGTAGCTGTAGCATTGGGATTTGTTGCTCATACCACGCAAATGATTGCTAATTTTCTTAACATACCTACTAGATATCCTATTATACATTACGGATCACGTAGTAAAGTTATAGATCATATTACGGATCACTTACCTGACAATGAAAGACA aTTTCCATTGTTTGCTCGTAGTAAAGATAAATTACAATTCCGTTATGCAGtttatttattaaacaaaaacaTAGCTCAGTTGAGGTGGTACTGTGGCCTTCCAACAACAGACTTACGAGCAACGCTTCCAAACTTAGTTACCTTGATAAACATTAGGCCAAATCAATCTCA TTTGGATAATTCAAAACGAACTTATTCTACGTCATCTCTGGATATCGATATTGGCAATGGGAAACAAAACGTACCACTGACACCACCTATTCAGAagataattttcgaaaaatgccaTCGATCCTCGAGGTCTATGAGTCAATTGAAGAGTATAAAATCGTCTCTTGGATCTTCTTTGGATCAAGGTTTAGATAAGCCTGTACACTCTCTCGTTTTAAGCAGTCAATCAAAACGAATTTGCAAGTCGGAAGAAAGTGCCATAGACAATAAAACATTGGTACTAGCGAAATATAGGTCGAGTAATAGTAGCAATGAAACTTTAAACGATGCTATTTTAAGTAATATAAGTGGTACAAATGTCGAAGACAGTAGTCAAGCAAATAATGCAATTGCAATAGAAAGTAATATAGAAATAATGATACCTACATCAGTTTCCAAATCAACTAATGCTGCAGATAGTTTGGAGGGCTCGATAAGCGTAAGGGACAGAAGCTCGAACTCAATAAGTAGTTGTGAAATGGCACTTACTAGTAGTCAAAATGGGGACGATAGTTCAAACGATAATAATATAGTCAAGAAAAATGAACCTGAAGAATTTAGCGAAGTATTAAAGAATGTTAATGATGTTGTAGATAGTGCTCTAAAAAATAGTaaacagaatatagaatataatatagaaaAAGTTTCACAAGTTTGCGATGATCCGGGAATGGCATCTGGCGAAGCAAGTTATATTCATGAAAGTTCTGCGATTGCTATCGAAACCTCGACGCATAACAAAGAACAGTTTGCTAAGTCATGTTTATCTTTAGACGATATAATATCATGTACTTATGAAGGAAATGAACAGAAACAAAGAACAAGTTCCATTTGTAGTTATCCAGAAGAATATCTTACATCCAAAGATGCTATATTGCAAAAACAATACAATTCGAAGACGAA GAAAGATAGTGTAGACTCGTTACATTCTAAACATTGGTGTCATAACGATGCAAATAAGGAATTAACA TTGGAAACAGAATTAATACAATCAGCACAGAAATGTGACTTTCAAGCATCAAGCGAATATATAGACATCATTAAACGTAGTTCGGAAAATGTATATGCACGTACTGAAGCTTTAGCTAACAAGCAAACCAGTTTTAAAGTTATGAAACCTCGACTGTAA
- the LOC143352621 gene encoding retinol dehydrogenase 11, with product MISTWCYYILPVVFFIGLFRKCREGTWGRCKNMDSLHGRVYIVTGANSGIGKETVKELARRKATIILACRSLQNARDTISDIRSKIPTGELIPMKLNLASFSSIKDFAAEVIKNFPQIHVLINNAGVYVPFKEHALTEEGFEIHFGVNHLGHFLLTNLLLETLKQNAPSRIVIVTSKLFEHGKIDFSNLNGEKDLTIKGRMNPAYCNSKLANTYFGIELARRTKNHGINIYMVCPGFTYTGLFRNVKRSWFHYIIFSPIAFMFLRTANQGAQTVVHCAIEPSLSESTGNIYRDCKLYISTKKLDSDVALRLWNISEKLTDITNELQDKSDTECCTTVDADSEHKDVTE from the exons ATGATTTCTACATGGTGCTACTATATTTTGCCGGTAGTATTTTTTATTGGATTATTCCGAAAATGCCGTGAAGGCACATGGGGAAGATGCAAGAATATGGATAGCTTACACGGCCGAGTGTACATTGTAACAGGTGCCAATTCTGGCATTGGTAAAGAAACCGTAAAGGAATTGGCAAGAAGAAAAGCTACAATTATTCTAGCCTGCAGAAGTTTACAAAATGCTCGGGATACCATATCTGACATACGTTCTAAGATACCTACTGGAGAATTA aTACCCATGAAATTGAATTTAGCATCATTCTCATCGATCAAAGACTTTGCTGCAGAGGTGATAAAAAATTTTCCACAGATTCATGTGTTAATTAACAACGCAGGAGTATATGTTCCTTTCAAAGAACATGCTCTAACCGAAGAAGGCTTTGAAATTCACTTTGGTGTAAATCACTTGGGACATTTTCTACTTACAAATTTGCTCTTAGAAACGTTAAAACAAAATGCACCAAGCAG GATCGTAATTGTGACATCAAAGTTATTTGAACATGGAAAAATAGACTTTTCAAATTTAAATGGCGAAAAAGACTTGACCATTAAAGGACGCATGAATCCTGCTTACTGTAATTCAAAGTTAGCAAACACCTATTTTGGTATTGAACTTGCAAGAAGGACTAAAAACCATGGTATTAACATTTATATGGTATGTCCTGGTTTTACTTACACAGGACTGTTTAGAAATGTGAAAAGAAGTTGGTTTCATTACATTATTTTCTCACCTATTGCTTTCATGTTCTTACGTACAGCAAATCAG gGTGCTCAAACTGTGGTGCATTGTGCAATAGAACCTTCTTTATCTGAGAGTACTGGTAATATTTACCGAGATTGTAAACTTTATATTTCAACAAAGAAATTAGATTCTGATGTAGCACTGCGTTTGTGGAATATTAGTGAAAAACTGACTGATATTACTAATGAATTACAAGATAAATCGGATACAGAGTGTTGTACCACTGTTGATGCAGATTCTGAACACAAAGATGTTACAGAGTAA